The window GGAAATTTCATGAAAGGTTTGGTGCACCTGCAGTGATCCCATATTTTTAATGTATCATTCACCaattgtatttgaaatttgattacaTGATTGATATTCTATGTGATGGTGGCATAATGGATGGTTATTATGAATTTGTTTCCAAATGGCAGTGATCCCATATTTTTAATGTATCATTCATCTTGCAGTTTGTGTTACAAAATGAGCAAACCACAAGAGCCACACCGGCCTTTCTTCCCTTTTGGGAATCCTTTCCGCGCAATATCACCAAAGGGTGCAAAAGTGTCTTCTagactttcttttcttttagctACTTTTGAGGATTCTTTGGCAGAGAGGCTGAAGAAGCTTACTCCAAAATCGGAGAATGACATACTCAGCTTCTCATGGATGGAATTAGCAATGAAGCTGCTGCGCGAAACTCACAATGACGTAAAAACCCTTGTAGAAGAGCTTGGGTTCCCTGTGTCCGAGTGGGATGAGAAATGGCTAGATGAGTATCTGAATATCAGTGTGAAATTACTTGATATATGCAATGATTTTAGTTCTGAGCTCTCACAGTTGAATCAAGGACATCTTATACTTCGTTGTGCCTTGCACAATCTGGAATCTACATCTTCCAACCAGTCTGTTCGTGCCCCTTCTTCACTGGATGCATGGAATCAACATATTAGTTCCAGAACCTCTAGAGTGGATAGCTGTTATCCTATTTTGGATAGTCTTGGGGAATCACTTGATCTTCCTAAGGTTAAGAACTCATCCAAAGGCAAGGTTTTGATGCACGTGTTGTACGCAGTGAAGGTGGTGACTTTGTTTATTTGCAGTGTTTTTGCTTCTTCCTTCTCAGGTTCTTCCGAATGGCTGTTACCCACCAATGTTCCGGATTCATTCAGATGGGCAAGCGCATTTACTGAACTACAGAAATATGTAAATAtggagattaaaaaaatttattctagTGGAAGGTTTACTGCATTGAGAGATGTTGATGCAGTTAATGAGAGAGTAAAAAAACTGCATTCCATGATTCAAGGAAATATGGATGACTGCAAGGAAGAATTTCAGAATTTGATTGTAGAATTGAGGAGGGAGGCAGAAAATCTTACACAAGGTGTTGATCATCTTACAAAACAAGTTGATGagttttttcatattgttttaTCTGGACGTGATGAATTGCTTTCAAATCTTAGAGCAAATGAAGCAGTATTTTCTCAGGGAATGGGGGGGCTGTGTACGAGGCAACTGTGACAATTTGAGCTTGTTGCTTATGTAAAAGGGTTCGACTGGTTATTATCCTATCTTTTGATTGCTGATTGTACACTATCTTGTCTTGCTTGTCATAGTATAGCCTGTGCAGTAATGCCTTCTGTTATCTTAATGTTATTGTGGTTTGAGCGTGTAATATTGTACTTTGCAATGAGAATGAAATGGAAAAGTATATCATGTTCAAGTAAAAGGCTTGCACCACCACTTCAGCTCTCTTTACAGGTCACACTATAATTAAACTTCATGAGTAATTCGTTCTACTCAATTTCTACCTTGTTAATATCATATGCTGAAATGAATAGTCCAtatgttatttcttttgtattgaATTGTTTTTAGATACGTGAATACTGTGCTGTCTGGAGTTGGAATAAGAACTTGCTCAATCATCTTGTGTAGTCCATACAGAATTCGAGATTATTTACCCTCCGTAAAAGCTTACTTGTTGGACAATGTGCTGGCTATGTTAACATTCATTGGATTACGATCTCATGTCTCTTAATCGTTGTTTACTGATGTAGTGACAAATGGAAAAGATCAGAAGCATGGGCTCTCATGCATCGCAGAATTCTAGAACGCCAATTTTGTCAGTGAACACTTGCGAGTTGCTGTACAGATTGGCACTAGGTTTGTGATTTACACTTAATGGATGGATCCTTCTCATATCGTAAACGTTTTCCTGTTCTTTGTGGGgaatatttttcaagtttttggGCTGACACCAAcgttaaattgattttaagttGAATTATAATGATTGCACTCAACGGGTGTGTACATTCTATATTAATCAGAACTGTGCTGGAAAGGAAAATTCACTTCATACCGAACATTTTTAGATAACGATTTAATACTAATAGACTAACAGTAACAATATACTGACTGGATATAGCGCTTGCTGATTCACAACAAGTAAGCTTCATGCATGACTGAATTGGTAAGAACATTTTTTCAACTGGACTGAATCGA of the Cucumis sativus cultivar 9930 chromosome 3, Cucumber_9930_V3, whole genome shotgun sequence genome contains:
- the LOC101219693 gene encoding protein BPS1, chloroplastic encodes the protein MSKPQEPHRPFFPFGNPFRAISPKGAKVSSRLSFLLATFEDSLAERLKKLTPKSENDILSFSWMELAMKLLRETHNDVKTLVEELGFPVSEWDEKWLDEYLNISVKLLDICNDFSSELSQLNQGHLILRCALHNLESTSSNQSVRAPSSLDAWNQHISSRTSRVDSCYPILDSLGESLDLPKVKNSSKGKVLMHVLYAVKVVTLFICSVFASSFSGSSEWLLPTNVPDSFRWASAFTELQKYVNMEIKKIYSSGRFTALRDVDAVNERVKKLHSMIQGNMDDCKEEFQNLIVELRREAENLTQGVDHLTKQVDEFFHIVLSGRDELLSNLRANEAVFSQGMGGLCTRQL